A genome region from Aliivibrio salmonicida LFI1238 includes the following:
- the dcuC gene encoding anaerobic C4-dicarboxylate transporter DcuC: MLELMIGLVITVLVGYFIVKGYKAAGVLLTAGLALLMIAGLLGHTVLPAKVATTGNLLTDALEYVKYMLQYRGGGLGMQIMLLCGFASYMTHIGANNVVVKQFSKPLAFIKSPYVLLVAAYIVACLMSLAVSSATGLGVLLMATLFPMMTAMGISRPAAVAVCASPAAIILSPTSGDVIVAAEKSGLPLHTFAVETVLPVSICAIIVMAAAAFFWNKYLDKKENTPMEKVDISAMEVNAPSYYAILPFLPIVGVFIFNGQTIPGLSLDIYTIVVASIFIGAIVNFITNRFNGRATLEDLESCYEGMADAFKGVVMLLVAAGVFAQGLMSVGAIDNLLHLADSAGAGGMALMLLLTGLTVAAAIATGSGNAPFYAFVELAPQLADKMGLSPAFLIIPMLQASNLGRTISPVSGVIVATSGMAKISPFEVVKRTSVPVICGLITVIVGTMVLVPMYV, from the coding sequence ATGTTGGAGTTAATGATTGGTTTAGTGATCACCGTTTTGGTTGGTTACTTTATTGTCAAAGGATATAAGGCTGCCGGTGTTCTACTGACTGCGGGTTTAGCGTTATTAATGATTGCGGGTTTATTAGGCCATACTGTTTTACCGGCTAAAGTTGCGACAACAGGTAACTTATTAACCGACGCATTAGAATACGTGAAATACATGCTGCAATATCGTGGGGGCGGCTTGGGTATGCAAATCATGCTACTTTGTGGTTTTGCTTCTTATATGACTCACATTGGCGCAAATAATGTCGTTGTTAAACAATTTTCTAAACCATTAGCATTTATTAAATCACCTTATGTGTTACTTGTAGCGGCTTACATTGTGGCATGTTTAATGTCCCTTGCTGTAAGTTCGGCAACAGGTCTTGGTGTGCTGTTAATGGCAACCCTTTTCCCAATGATGACAGCAATGGGTATTTCTCGCCCAGCAGCAGTAGCCGTTTGTGCTTCACCAGCCGCAATCATTCTTTCTCCGACTTCTGGTGATGTTATTGTTGCAGCAGAAAAGTCTGGCCTTCCTTTACATACCTTTGCGGTTGAAACGGTATTACCTGTTTCTATCTGTGCAATCATTGTAATGGCCGCCGCCGCTTTCTTCTGGAACAAGTATCTAGATAAGAAAGAAAACACGCCAATGGAAAAAGTGGATATTTCGGCAATGGAAGTAAACGCGCCGTCTTATTACGCGATTTTGCCTTTCTTGCCAATTGTGGGTGTTTTTATCTTCAACGGCCAAACTATCCCTGGTTTATCTTTAGATATTTATACTATCGTTGTAGCGTCTATCTTTATTGGCGCGATCGTCAATTTCATTACTAACCGCTTTAACGGCAGAGCAACACTTGAAGATTTAGAATCATGCTACGAAGGCATGGCCGATGCATTTAAAGGCGTGGTAATGCTATTGGTAGCCGCTGGCGTATTTGCACAAGGTCTAATGTCAGTAGGTGCCATTGATAACCTACTTCACCTTGCTGATTCTGCTGGTGCTGGTGGTATGGCGTTAATGCTTCTTCTTACTGGTTTAACCGTAGCCGCTGCAATTGCTACCGGTTCTGGTAACGCACCATTTTATGCCTTTGTTGAGCTTGCTCCACAACTTGCTGATAAAATGGGTCTAAGCCCTGCATTCTTAATCATTCCGATGCTTCAAGCATCTAACCTTGGTCGTACTATTTCACCGGTATCTGGTGTTATTGTTGCGACATCTGGTATGGCTAAAATCAGTCCATTTGAAGTAGTTAAACGTACCTCTGTTCCTGTTATCTGCGGTTTAATTACGGTTATCGTAGGCACAATGGTACTGGTTCCTATGTACGTATAA
- a CDS encoding LysR substrate-binding domain-containing protein: MIELKHLKTLVTLRDTGSLTATANALHLTQSALSHQLKDFETRLGGTVFLRKTRPVKFTSEGEILLTLADDILPKMARAEYDIASLKEDLHGRLHMAIECHSCFQWLMPAIKEYQVGWPEVELDFSSGFGFEPLPALVNGDLDLVITSDIQPRNEVHYEPLFDFEMRLVMATNHPLASKEYIEPEDLIDQTMMTYPVQKQRLDVVKHFLSPNNVEPAKWKQAENTLMLIQMVSAGLGVAALPNWAISEFSRQGLIESKPLGKGLWRRLFAAVRDSEHDKKYLQAFFSTAKQQSQSHLDGIKMT, encoded by the coding sequence ATGATTGAATTAAAACACCTAAAAACCTTAGTCACACTTAGAGATACGGGATCATTAACCGCAACAGCAAATGCCCTACACCTCACTCAATCAGCACTGTCTCATCAATTAAAAGATTTTGAAACTCGCCTTGGTGGCACTGTTTTTTTACGAAAAACTCGCCCAGTCAAATTTACGTCTGAAGGTGAAATACTGTTAACTCTTGCTGATGATATTTTGCCTAAAATGGCCAGAGCTGAATATGACATCGCAAGTTTAAAAGAAGATCTTCATGGAAGGCTGCACATGGCTATCGAATGTCATTCTTGCTTTCAATGGTTAATGCCTGCAATTAAAGAGTATCAAGTCGGTTGGCCAGAAGTAGAATTGGATTTTTCATCTGGCTTTGGTTTTGAACCTTTACCGGCATTAGTTAATGGAGATTTAGATCTGGTTATCACTTCTGATATTCAACCTCGTAATGAAGTACATTACGAACCTTTGTTCGATTTTGAAATGCGCCTGGTCATGGCAACCAATCACCCTCTTGCAAGTAAAGAATACATTGAACCGGAAGATTTGATCGATCAAACCATGATGACGTACCCAGTACAAAAGCAACGATTGGACGTGGTTAAGCATTTTTTATCGCCAAACAACGTTGAACCCGCTAAATGGAAGCAGGCAGAAAACACATTAATGTTAATACAGATGGTATCCGCAGGATTAGGGGTTGCAGCATTGCCAAATTGGGCAATTAGCGAATTTTCACGACAGGGGTTGATTGAAAGTAAACCATTAGGAAAAGGGTTATGGCGAAGATTGTTCGCTGCCGTTAGAGACAGCGAACATGATAAAAAATATTTACAAGCATTTTTCTCTACTGCGAAACAGCAGAGCCAGAGTCATTTAGATGGTATTAAAATGACTTAA
- a CDS encoding DUF4250 domain-containing protein, with protein sequence MDLSNAHGLESGILLGIINEKLRLECHSLEELSRMYELDTEGVQDKLSGLGYKYDPLTNQFKNK encoded by the coding sequence TTGGATTTAAGTAATGCTCATGGCCTAGAAAGTGGAATTCTGCTCGGCATCATTAACGAAAAATTGCGATTGGAATGTCACAGTCTAGAAGAATTATCCAGAATGTATGAGCTTGATACAGAAGGAGTTCAAGACAAGCTCAGTGGCTTGGGTTATAAATATGACCCATTAACGAATCAATTCAAGAATAAATGA